One Mercenaria mercenaria strain notata chromosome 12, MADL_Memer_1, whole genome shotgun sequence DNA segment encodes these proteins:
- the LOC123533931 gene encoding complement C1q tumor necrosis factor-related protein 3-like encodes MLCRLLIVFTCCFMVLARGGNLTLDECLSRIGELDEIKERLQKLESISSVSRRLLLPPGGSVHSKVAFYSQLSKDVDHIGNHQTIVFDTVTTNIGGGYNPNDGIFTAPVTGTYVFFWLNTNRDHSYMNTELVRNSVVVGKSMSDAMDHIDYAASSNTAVLQLNEGEEVWVRSGTWHSAVVAGDFYSTYSGWLLYEG; translated from the exons ATGCTTTGCAGGTTATTGATCGTGTTTACATGTTGTTTCATGGTTCTAGCAAGAGGCGGCAATCTGACCTTGGACGAGTGTCTTTCGAGAATCGGAGAACTAGATGAAATCAAAGAAAGGCTACAAAAGCTGGAAAGTATCTCCAGTG TTTCACGCAGACTGCTATTACCACCAGGAGGTTCAGTCCATTCTAAAGTCGCATTTTATTCACAACTGTCTAAAGATGTGGATCACATTGGCAACCACCAAACTATTGTGTTTGACACAGTTACTACCAACATCGGAGGCGG ATACAATCCAAATGATGGAATATTTACGGCACCAGTTACTGGGACCTATGTGTTTTTCTGGCTGAATACTAACAGAGATCACAGCTATATGAACACAGAGCTTGTGAGGAATTCTGTGGTTGTTGGCAAATCAATGTCAGATGCCATGGACCATATTGATTATGCAGCATCTTCTAATACAGCCGTTTTGCAactaaatgaag gagAAGAGGTTTGGGTTCGATCTGGGACTTGGCACAGCGCCGTGGTCGCCGGAGACTTCTACTCCACATACTCTGGCTGGCTCCTGTATGAAGGCTAG